The genomic segment GCCAGCGAGATCAATCTGTCTCGCTATGGGATCAGTCTCTTTCCAGCCCCATGTTGATTGGGCCAACCGGTTTTAACGGTATGCTCTGGCCAGATGCCGATCGCTTACTCTCCAGTGCGGCAGCTCAATTTGGCATCCCTTTTTGCCTAGCAACCCTATCCAATAGCCGCCTAGAATCTGTCGCCCAAGCAATGCAACGCTACCCGAACCCCAACTTGTGGTTACAGTTGTATCTCTTTAAAGACCGCAGTTGCACAACCGATTTATTGAACCGTGCAAAGCATGCGGGTGTCAGTACCATCGTACTCACCACAGATGCGACCGTTTATGGCAATCGGAATTGGGAAGCCCGAAATTATCGCGGTTTTAAACAACCAAACTGGCGGAACCGGCTGCAGTTGATCGCCCGCCCGCACTGGGTATGGCAAATCCTAATAAATGGCTTACCACGCTTTAGTAATCTAGATGAATTTATAGGCAAACAAGCGGATGCATTGCAGGTAGCAGCGTGGATTGAATCTCAAATGGATACCCGCATTAATTGGCATACCTTGTCTTGGCTAAGAGACCAGTGGCAGGGCAAACTATTGATCAAAGGGGTGTTGCATCCTGATGATGCCAAACAAGCCGCATCAATCGGTGTGGACGGAATCGTTGTTAGTAACCACGGTGGTCGCCAGCTAGATGTTGCACCCGCCGCATTTGAATGCCTGCCAGCCATTACAGAAGCCATTCAGGGACGCTGCAAAATCTTGTTGGACTCAGGCATCCGCAGAGGCACAGACATCCTCAAAGCGAAAGCAAATGGGGCAGATGCCGTCATGCTAGGGCGTGCCACGCTGTATGGCGTCGCGGCCGACGGCGCTAATGGAGTGACCCGCGCACTCACGATATTACACACTGAAATCGACAATGCCATGGCTCAGTTAGGTATGACGAATCTTCATCATAACGGCAGGCGAGAAGTCGACTTAATTTCCCGAATGGATAATCCAGAGTGAATTAAGCTAACCCCTGGTAAATGGCGCAATACATTTTCAACAAAATCACCATAAGCATCCAGATTTTCGACCACCACTTGCAACATGTAATCCGCACTGCCCGTAATTTTATGGCAACTCAAAATTTCGGGAATCTTTTGCACCGCCTCTTCAAAGGCTTCAATCGGCTCGGGGTTACCGACGTTGCCAAAGGTAATCTGCACAAATGCAAAAATCCCCAGACCAATTTTGCGGCGATCTAAATTAGCCTGATAATCCCGAATATATCCCGCCTCTTCTAATCGCTTTAATCGCCGCCAGCATGGCGTCACACTGAGCGATACTTTTTCCGCTAGTAATGGCGTCGTTAGGCTGCCATCAGCCTGCAGTAATCGTAAAATTTCTTTATCAATTTCGTCTAACTGACTATCGCTTTGCTTTTGCCCCATTATTAGCCCCTTTGATTACTTTAAAAAGAATACGCTAAATAAATTAATTTATTAATCGTTTCTTTCTAATTTACAAAGCAATGACGCACAAAAAAGCAAAACACATCCTAGCAACACACCCTACAATTTATGTCAGCCCAATCATGAAAGACACCCGATGCTGACCATATATAGTGACAAACACCACCTCCATCACGGCACAGAATTAAAAGACGGCAAACTCAAGCCCTGCTTCGAAATGCCAGGCCGTGCCGACACGATTTTGGCGCGGGTGCAAAAAGAAGCGCTAGGTGAAATTATCGCCCCCAATGCCTACCCTGTGTCTGTGTATACCCGTGTTCATAGTGAGCGCTATGTGCGTTTCTTGGAAAGTGCGTGGTCGCAATGGCAAGCAATGGGCAGACAACACGACGCGCTACCACTCACTTGGCCGGTACGAGACATGCGCACCGACATCGAGCCGATTCATATCGATGGTAAGTTAGGTTTCTACGCCATGGATGCTGGTGTGCCGATTACCGCAGGGACTTGGGAAGCAGTGAAAAGCAGTGCCGATCTAGCACTCACCGGAGCAGACAAAATTGCAGGTGGCTTACCAGCTGCATTTGCCCTCTGTCGTCCTCCGGGTCATCATGCAGCAAGTGAATACATGGGGGGTTATTGCTACCTCAATAATGCGGCCATTGCAGCACAATCGCTGGTTGATCAAGGCGCGAAAAAGGTGGTGGTGCTAGATGTCGATTATCACCATGGCAATGGCACGCAAACGATTTTCTACGATCGCCCAGACGTAATGTTTGTCTCCTTACACGGAGACCCGCTGCATTCATACCCATACTATCTAGGTCACAAAGACGAAGCGGGTAAAGGCGAAGGGCTGGGGTTCAACCATAACTACCCGCTACCACACGGCACCGATTGGGCACACTACCAAATTGCCTTGGCAGATGCCTTACAAAAAATCCAAGCCTACAACCCAGATGCAGTCGTGATTTCACTTGGTGTCGATACCTTCGAACATGACCCGATTAGTCAATTCAAACTTAAAAATAGCGACTATCTCTCGCTTGGCCAACAGATCGCTAGCCTGAAGAAACCCACGCTATTTGTGATGGAAGGCGGCTATATGGTCGACGATATCGGCATTAATGCAGTCAATGTCTTAAAAGGTTTCGAGAACGCATAAGGTTTCTTTTCCGCCCTCCGTTTGGAGGGCTTTCATAGTGTCAATTGTCTCAATGAGGAGTGAGTAAATGAACGCTACTGTTAAACCCGTGTTGTTGGCGATGCTGTTAGCCATCGGGAGTGCGCACGCAGACGTAGAAATCAAAGTAGGGCAAGTAGGCCCATTGTCTGGCCCAATCGGGCATTTGGGTAAAGACGATGAAGCCGGCGTGATTTTGGCGATCGAAGACGCGAATGCAAAAAAGATCAAAATTGGCGGCCAAGTAGCTAAGTTTGTGTTGGTATCGGAAGATGATGCGGCCGATCCAAAAACCGCCAACATCGTTGCACAAAAACTAATTGATGCCGGCGTAAAAGGCGTGGTTGGTCATTTAAACTCTGGCACCACCATCCCAGCGTCTCGCCTCTATAGCGAAGCAGGCATTCCACAAATCACTCCATCTGCTACCAATCCAAAATACACCGCCCAAGGTTTCAAGACGACCTTCCGTATGGTCGCGAATGATATTCAGCAAGGCGGTGCAATGGGTCAATTTGCGGTAAAAAACCTCAAAGGGAAAAGCATTGCGATTATTGATGACCGTACCGCTTACGGACAAGGCTTAGCAGACCAAGTCGAATCACGCGTCAAAGCGTTGGGCAGCAAAGTGGTGGCAAGAGAATACGGCACCGATAAAACCACCGATTGGATGTCGATTTTAACGTCGATCAAAGCTAAATCACCAGACGTAGTCATTTATGGCGGCATGGATGCCACTGCTGGCCCATTGCTGCAACAGATGCGCCGCTTAGGCATTAAATCTGCCTTTGTGACGGGTGATGGCGCGTGCGATCCAGAGTTAATCAAACTCGCTGGCGACGGCATCGATAGCGGTGCGTATTGTACGATTGCCGGCATGCCAAAAGATCAAATGCCTAAAGGCAAGCAATTCTACGCTCGTTTCCAAAAACGCTTTGGCATGGAAGTGCAGACCTATGCGCCATACGCTTATGACGGGATGACCGCCATTATCAATGCCATGGCAGCGGCAAACTCTTCTGATCCAAAAGTGTATTTGCCTAAACTAGCCAGCATTAAATTCCAAGGTGTCACAGGCAATGTCCAATTTACACCTGCAGGCGATATCAAAGATGGTTCGGTAACTGTACACCAATTTACACAGGGTACATGGAAAGCGATCACGGTCGTTCACTAAGCGATTGATCACCTAGATGCTTGCTAATTCACTTAGCAAGCATCTTCAATATTGACATTGTCATTATCGCTGTTATGCTGCCAAGTATCGCCTTCACAGATAATTGGTTATGAAACGCCTTCTCGCTAGCCTCTTTATTTTTCCGCTGACTGCATTTGCCGCCTTCCCAACCGCCCCTTATACAACACCCGATGCACAACTCCCTGACGGGGGTAAATATTACGGCCATTTAGAAAATGGCGTTTTATCCGGTGAAGGGCTCATCCTCTATCCGAATGGAAAAGCTTACAAAGGGGTCTTCAAGGATGGCGTACTAGAAGGTCAAGGCGAAACTTATGCTCAACATCAATTAGTGTATAAAGGGACTTTTCATCAAGGCGATTGGGATGGACTAGGCACGTTAACTGCATTAGATGGAAGTACCTATGTGGGTGAATTTAAAGATGGTTTAGTGAATGGCAAAGGCACACTCACCCAGCCTGACAAATTTGTTTACACCGGCGACTTTAAAAATAAAACGCTCCAAGGCAAGGGACGCTACGAGTCTGCGGATGGCAAAATCTACGAGGGCGACTTCGTTAACAATGAGTTCACTGGTCAAGGCAAACTCACGCTAAAAGATGAATACTTTGAAGGCTCATTCACCAACTTCCGCCCAAATGGCGTTGGTAAATATCACAGCGATGCTTATGAACTAGAAGGCAATTTCAACAACTCCCGATTAAATGGCCAAGGGAAGTTTCACGATCTAAAAACAAACGATCGTTACGAAGGCAGTTTTACCGATAGTAAGTTTGAAGGCTACGGCAAACTGTATTATGGCAATGGCGATATCTACGAAGGCAATTTTTACTATGGCGAACGACACGGCAAAGGAAAGTTAATCCTAGCCAAACCCAACGCGAAAGGCCAAACCACGATTGCTGGCGAATGGGTTTACGGAGAATACAGCGATCCTGCAGAAGAGAAACGCCAACTTACCCAACTAGAAACTGCCATTTACCAACAGCAACACTTACTTGATCAATCCCTAAATGCGGTCAAACCCTCTATAGGTAAAGGGATTCAACTATTCTGGTTAGGTATTGCGGGTGATGGTAAGCAAGAAGTGTTTCATCGTGAGGTCGACTTTGTCAGACAGCAATTTGAAAAATACTTTGGCGTGAAAGACCACGCGATTAGTCTGATCAATAGTCGAAACACCTTTAGTGACGCCCCCTTTGCCACCAAAACCAGCATCTCCGCTAGCTTAAAAGCTATCCGCAATAAAATGGACCCACAAAAAGATATTCTCTTTTTATTCATGACTAGCCACGGCTCCCAAGACCATTTCTTTAGCCTCGCACAAGAAGACCTGCGTATCAACGATTTATCGAGCAAAGACTTAGCCAGCGTACTAAAACAATCCGGCATTCAGTGGAAAGTATTAGTGATTTCAGCGTGTTATTCAGGCGGGTTTATTAACGATCTAAAAGACGATCACACACTCATCCTAACCGCAGCCCGAGCAGACAGAACCTCATTTGGTTGCTCCGACACCAACGACTTCACTTATTTTGGCAAAGCCTTTTTTAAAGAGTCCCTAACCCCTAAAGGGGACTTCATCGCCGCCTTTCAAAAAGCAAAAGGTCTAATTCGCAGCTGGGAAACCACAGACAACAATGAAGCGACCAGCGCAGAAGAAAAAGCCGCTTACGCGCCCTCTGAACCGCAACTCTTTATAGGCAAAGCCATTGCACCTTACTTAAAAAAATGGGCGACTCAGTTACCTAGCAATCAGTAATTCGAGAAAATCATAATGCCTGTTTCTTTTGCTCTTCAGTGAGTTCAGAGATAAATTGGCTAAACAAATCGGTATGGCTTGATATACCCAGTTTGGTATACAACTTTCGTTTGTGCGTTTTTACAGTTTCAGGTGAGATCGCTAATTGCTGAGCAACGGCCTTACTTGAATAGCCTTGTAAGGTCAGACGGGCAATCTCGGCTTCTCGTTCCGAGAGCTTTGCACCGCCAAAATGTGCTAGTGCTTGCCCAATTTGATCTTCTATCTGAGGGGAAGGAACCGCACTCAGTCCTTTAACTTGAGAACTCTGCCAGTGTTTTTTCATTGCCGCAAACACCCAACAGGCAACGGTTTGTAAACGACCAATCGCTAAGTGATCAAAGCGAGACAATATCCCTAATGAAAGGGATAGATAGCTCCCATCCCCCAAAGGGAGGATGAACTGCAACTCATCTTGCCCCACTTCTTTACTAAAATAGCTCAGATAATATTCACTACTTCGAAACATATCAGGCGCAATTTGTTCAAGCTGATAAAGCCCTTGGCTCGCCCCCTCTTTCACTAACTGGTAAAAAGGATCTAGGAGATACATACCCTGGCAATAATGAAAAACTGGGGAATCTGCTTGTACGGGCCCACCAAATGTACACTCTTCCAGCACCACAGGCGCGGCATCTGGCCACATTCTCACGGCGAGTGCGTTATCAAGCGGGGCAACTTGTCTCAAGGCCATCACTAACGACCGCCAAAACCGAGGCGTTCCTAATTGCTCAAACACATTCGCTAATGCATTGTGCAGCATCATTTCTTTCAGTAAAGCTTCCACAGCCATCCCCCAAATGGGTACCCCATCACGGTGATTAGTTTGACGTATTTTTTACCTTACACTAAGACCCACAACTCTGGCCAGAGTACTTTCATCGACACATTTCAGGAGAGAGAATCATGTCGAATCAGTCAAATGCGGGCCAGTTAAAAGGTTCGCTAGGGATCATGGATGTGGTCATGATCACTGTTTCAGGCGTTACCCCCGCAAGTAGCATTTTTGTGATTGCCCCATTCGCGATTCAAAGCGCGGGCAGTGGTTCATTTTTATCGTTCATTTTCGCAGGGCTAATTGCAGTAGCACTGGCACTTTGCTATGCAGAACTCGGCGCGGCCCACCCAAGTGCAGGCGGCGAATACACAATTGTGCAGCGTTTATTTGGTCAAGCAGCAGGCTTGCAAATGTACCTATTTGTTCTCTGCATGTTGCTGTTCATTCCAGCAGTATTAGCAACCGGCGCAGCCACTTATCTCAATAGTGCGTTAGGAACGAACTTTGATAGTGCAACAGTTGCCTTAGTCGTCGTGGTTTTAAGTTACGCGATTGGGATTCTCGATATTAAAACCAATGCGTTAGTCACAGGGGCTTTTTTAGCACTAGAAGTATTGGTGTTACTGATTGTAGTCTGGTTGGGATTTAGTCACCCACATCAATCGGTTGATGTGCTAACCCATCCTCAAATGTTAGATGCACAAGGTGGCTTAGCGGATGTTCCATTTGGCATCATCGTTGCCATGGTGGGTACTGCCTTGTTTTCATATAATGGGTATGGCGCTGCCATCTATTTAGCTGAAGACATGCATAAAACAGGCCGACCATTAGCCATTGCAATTTTGCTTACCCTCATCATTGTTGTATTGATGGAGCTGGTACCCCTCACCGCGCTATTATTAGGGTCTCCTTCGCTAACAGAACTAGCAAAATCAAGTGATCCAATTAGCTATGTCATCACTCAATTAGGCAATCCAACGCTAGCGCGCATTATTTCGGCAGGTATCTTTTTATCTGTATTTAACGCGATTATCGCGATCGTCGTTCAAAATGCTCGCTTTCTATACGCGAGTGGTCGGGATGGCTTGTGGAATAAAGGACTAAACCAAGCGTTGGTTAAGCTGCACCCCAAATTTGGTACACCGTGGGTAGCGACGCTATTATTTGCAATTCCTTCTGCATTGCTAACCTTTAATTCCAATCTAGGTGAACTGACCTCCTTTACGGTCATCATCTTGTTGCTCGCCTATATGAGCATGGCAATTTCTGCACTATTTAGTCGCCATACGAGTACACACCATCCATACCACATGCCACTTTGGCCTATTCCTTCTTTAGTCGTTTTACTTGGCGGCGGATATACCCTTTTCACGATTCTAAAATCTAGCAGTGCCAAGGACTTAATGATCGTTGCGGGGATTATTGCTTTTGGATTGTTAATGTTTGTGTTTAAGCGCCAGGTCAACAAAACAGCGGATGCATCTGCATGAATCAATTTAATAAAAAAATGGAGAACCTCATGTCACCTCGCGCCAGAGATCTAGGTATTCGCATAGGAAATGGCCAACCAGGGCCACTAAATGCCATTACCGATGTAATAGGGATTCGTGTTGGTCACCATACCGTCATCCATGATCTTGCAGACGGCAGGAAAGTAAGAACCGGTGTGACGGTCATCGAACCCCGTGCCGGTCATGCGCGGTTATCTCCCTGCTTTGCAGGTGTACATGTGCTAAATGGTAATGGCGATGCAACGGGCCTAGAGTGGATTAGAGAGGCCGGCCTACTCACAACGCCCATTGCATTTACCAATACTCACAGTGTTGGTATTGTGAGAGACACCCTCATCGCTTTAGAGCGTGAATCACTGCGAGACGAAGATAGTGTTTACTGGACCATGCCTGTAGTAATGGAAACATTCGATGGCTTACTCAATGACATCAATGGATTTCATATCACGGCAGAACATGTAAAAGCCGCGCAAACCGATGCAAGTGACGGATCAATTCAAGAAGGGGCTGTTGGCGGTGGGACAGGCATGATTTGTCATGAGTTCAAAGGAGGTATTGGTACTGCATCGCGCCAATTAGCTGCATCCCAAGGAGGTTGGACTGTAGGGGCAATTGTCCAAGCAAACCATGGCATGAGGGATACCTTAAGGGTAGCAGGCTATCCAGTCGGCGATATACTCACCACTAAAGCCATTGCCTCACCCTTTGCTGAGCAATCTCTGCCACATCCGGGCATGGGGTCGATTGTAGTGACCATTGCTACCGATGCCCCTCTATTACCCCATCAATGCAAGCGTTTAGCACAAAGAGCATCGATTGGTATTGCACGGACAGGCGGAGGAACCGAAGACTCCAGTGGCGATATTTTCCTAGCATTTTCTACAGGCAATCAGCAACTACCTGTCGCAGATTATGGGAAGAAAGGAAACTTCACTACCCCAATCCAAATGGTCAACAACGATCATTTATCGCCGTTGTTAGCAGCGGCAGCAGAGGCGGTTGAAGAAGCGATCATCAATGTGCTACTTGCAGCCGAAACCACAGAGGGAAATAAACATAGTCGTGCGCATGGCCTTGCACCGGGACAACTACTGAATGCTCTTGAGCAGTGTGGTTGGTCACCTCAATAATTACAGTATTACTCACCCCCACCAGCAGGTCATATCGCCTGCATTTTGCGAGGTAGGTTGTCTACTCTACCTCGCTATTTTTATCAGTCGTCAGCGCAATACAGTCTCAACACATATAACCCTCATTGAGACTAAAAAGACCAGACACCCAACCAACTTACTTAGCAAGCAAATATTTATCCTATTTTTTTCAGTTTTTCGATATTTTGTGGCGGAATACTATAGACGCTAGAGAAAGTTAGGGAGCAAAATTCCTGCTTTCAAAACGCCCCCGCCCAAAGGAAGTGCATCATGATTGTTCGCCCAAAACTCAGCTGGATTCAACTGCTGTTCGTTTGGCGTGGCTCGGTCATGATTACCATTTGGCCAAGATTACTGCTGTTCTTTGGGATTGCCGTCTTAGCCATTATTCAAGATAACTGGCTATTTAAAGAACCCATCCCCCTCAATATTGTTCCATTCAGTTTGTTAGGCGTTGCATTGGCAATTTTTGTGTCATTTCGCAATAACGCCTGTTACGACCGCTACTGGGAAAGCCGCAAATTATGGGGGAGCGTCTTGAATCGTGGTCGTAGCCTCATCCGACAATTAAAAACAATGACGGATATGAGCCCAGAAGCACAAGATGAAATGGTGGAATTACTCATGGCGTTCTTCTACACCATGAAACATCAACTCAGAAAAACCGATGCCACTGAAGATGTAAACCGTTTTGTACCGCTACGCTGGAGACAACGCGTGCAGGACTGTCGCTTCAAACCAGCCCAAATCATCCAAATCATGGGCGAATGTGTGCAAGAAGCGAAGCGTGCTGGGCTAATTGACCCAATGAACAACCTCGCCATTGATGAAAGCATTTCTGGCTTGTCTGATTCACTCGGCGGAAATGAGCGGATTTCTAATACGCCAATTCCTTTTGCCTACAGCATTTTGCTACACCGCACCGTCTATATCTATTGCTCTTTACTTCCGTATGGGCTCGTCAGTTCAATTGGTTTTATGACCCCAGTCATTAGCGTTTTTGTTGCCTACACCTTTCTTGCGCTAGAAGCGATTGCGGAAGAATTAGAAGACCCATTTGGCTTCGCTTCAAATGATTTAGCACTCGACTTTATGTGCCAATTAATGGAATCCACACTGCGCGAACAGGCTGGCCAACCGGCACTACCAGATAGACAACCAAACGAAAACTATCAATTAACCTAAGCCACAGCCAAAACCGGCCTGTCGCAAATAGAACAGACGTTCGATTTAAAATCCGGTTACAATACGCACATTTGTGATTACCTCAGCAGAGTTGTGATGCGTACCGAATACCTGACAGGCCTCAATCCAGAACAATTGGCAGCAGTCACCCTGCCTCATGCTTCCGCGCTTATTTTAGCCGGGGCAGGCAGCGGAAAAACGCGTGTTCTCACGACTCGTATCGCTTGGTTAATCGACAATAACCACATCAGCCCATTTGGCGTCATGGCAGTAACCTTTACCAATAAAGCGGCAAAAGAAATGCTCACCCGCTTATCCGCCATGCTTCCGATTAATGTGCGTGGCATGTGGATTGGCACTTTCCACGGATTATGTAATCGTCTATTACGCGCCCACCATCGTGAAGCAGGGCTTCCTTCCACCTTCAGTATTCTGGATATGCAAGATCAACTCTCCTTGCTCAAGCGCGTGATGCGCGCGATGAATATTGATGAAGAGCGTACCCCGCCAAAGCAAGTCCAGCACTATATTAATGGTCGTAAAGAGGCTGGCATGCGCGCGCATGAATGTGAAAGCTACGATCCAGGTAGCCGTCGCATGACCGAAATTTACGCCGAATACGATGCGCAATGTAACCGTGAAGGCGTGGTCGATTTTGCAGAATTACTGCTTCGCGCCTACGAATTACTCTCTCGTAACGCCCTACTACGCGAACACTATCAACACCGCTTTCAACACATCTTGGTCGATGAATTCCAAGATACCAACCGCTTGCAATATCAGTGGTTAAAGCTCCTAGCTGGTAACGGTAGTGCTATGTTTGCCGTTGGCGATGACGATCAGTCGATTTATGCCTTCCGTGGCGCAAACGTCGGCAATATGCGCGATTTCGAGCGTGAATTTAAGATCCAACACTTCATTCGCCTTGAACAAAACTACCGCTCATTTGGCAATATTTTGGATGCAGCTAACGCCTTAATTGAACATAACGATGGCCGTCTAGGTAAAAACCTGTGGACAGCAGCTGGCCCTGGCGAACCCATTCGCGCGTTTGAAGCCCTAACCGATCACGATGAAGCAGCCTTTATCGTGGACGAAGTAAAGCAACTGCATCGGGAAGGT from the Leeia speluncae genome contains:
- a CDS encoding DmpA family aminopeptidase, with amino-acid sequence MSPRARDLGIRIGNGQPGPLNAITDVIGIRVGHHTVIHDLADGRKVRTGVTVIEPRAGHARLSPCFAGVHVLNGNGDATGLEWIREAGLLTTPIAFTNTHSVGIVRDTLIALERESLRDEDSVYWTMPVVMETFDGLLNDINGFHITAEHVKAAQTDASDGSIQEGAVGGGTGMICHEFKGGIGTASRQLAASQGGWTVGAIVQANHGMRDTLRVAGYPVGDILTTKAIASPFAEQSLPHPGMGSIVVTIATDAPLLPHQCKRLAQRASIGIARTGGGTEDSSGDIFLAFSTGNQQLPVADYGKKGNFTTPIQMVNNDHLSPLLAAAAEAVEEAIINVLLAAETTEGNKHSRAHGLAPGQLLNALEQCGWSPQ
- a CDS encoding histone deacetylase family protein, translated to MLTIYSDKHHLHHGTELKDGKLKPCFEMPGRADTILARVQKEALGEIIAPNAYPVSVYTRVHSERYVRFLESAWSQWQAMGRQHDALPLTWPVRDMRTDIEPIHIDGKLGFYAMDAGVPITAGTWEAVKSSADLALTGADKIAGGLPAAFALCRPPGHHAASEYMGGYCYLNNAAIAAQSLVDQGAKKVVVLDVDYHHGNGTQTIFYDRPDVMFVSLHGDPLHSYPYYLGHKDEAGKGEGLGFNHNYPLPHGTDWAHYQIALADALQKIQAYNPDAVVISLGVDTFEHDPISQFKLKNSDYLSLGQQIASLKKPTLFVMEGGYMVDDIGINAVNVLKGFENA
- a CDS encoding helix-turn-helix domain-containing protein; the encoded protein is MEALLKEMMLHNALANVFEQLGTPRFWRSLVMALRQVAPLDNALAVRMWPDAAPVVLEECTFGGPVQADSPVFHYCQGMYLLDPFYQLVKEGASQGLYQLEQIAPDMFRSSEYYLSYFSKEVGQDELQFILPLGDGSYLSLSLGILSRFDHLAIGRLQTVACWVFAAMKKHWQSSQVKGLSAVPSPQIEDQIGQALAHFGGAKLSEREAEIARLTLQGYSSKAVAQQLAISPETVKTHKRKLYTKLGISSHTDLFSQFISELTEEQKKQAL
- a CDS encoding alpha-hydroxy acid oxidase, producing MKRQLYQGRNVAYAASIADLAAMAKKRLPNFAWEYLEGGAEDELAMQRNRRSFDDFTLTPRTLVDVSQRDQSVSLWDQSLSSPMLIGPTGFNGMLWPDADRLLSSAAAQFGIPFCLATLSNSRLESVAQAMQRYPNPNLWLQLYLFKDRSCTTDLLNRAKHAGVSTIVLTTDATVYGNRNWEARNYRGFKQPNWRNRLQLIARPHWVWQILINGLPRFSNLDEFIGKQADALQVAAWIESQMDTRINWHTLSWLRDQWQGKLLIKGVLHPDDAKQAASIGVDGIVVSNHGGRQLDVAPAAFECLPAITEAIQGRCKILLDSGIRRGTDILKAKANGADAVMLGRATLYGVAADGANGVTRALTILHTEIDNAMAQLGMTNLHHNGRREVDLISRMDNPE
- a CDS encoding C13 family peptidase; translated protein: MKRLLASLFIFPLTAFAAFPTAPYTTPDAQLPDGGKYYGHLENGVLSGEGLILYPNGKAYKGVFKDGVLEGQGETYAQHQLVYKGTFHQGDWDGLGTLTALDGSTYVGEFKDGLVNGKGTLTQPDKFVYTGDFKNKTLQGKGRYESADGKIYEGDFVNNEFTGQGKLTLKDEYFEGSFTNFRPNGVGKYHSDAYELEGNFNNSRLNGQGKFHDLKTNDRYEGSFTDSKFEGYGKLYYGNGDIYEGNFYYGERHGKGKLILAKPNAKGQTTIAGEWVYGEYSDPAEEKRQLTQLETAIYQQQHLLDQSLNAVKPSIGKGIQLFWLGIAGDGKQEVFHREVDFVRQQFEKYFGVKDHAISLINSRNTFSDAPFATKTSISASLKAIRNKMDPQKDILFLFMTSHGSQDHFFSLAQEDLRINDLSSKDLASVLKQSGIQWKVLVISACYSGGFINDLKDDHTLILTAARADRTSFGCSDTNDFTYFGKAFFKESLTPKGDFIAAFQKAKGLIRSWETTDNNEATSAEEKAAYAPSEPQLFIGKAIAPYLKKWATQLPSNQ
- a CDS encoding bestrophin family protein codes for the protein MIVRPKLSWIQLLFVWRGSVMITIWPRLLLFFGIAVLAIIQDNWLFKEPIPLNIVPFSLLGVALAIFVSFRNNACYDRYWESRKLWGSVLNRGRSLIRQLKTMTDMSPEAQDEMVELLMAFFYTMKHQLRKTDATEDVNRFVPLRWRQRVQDCRFKPAQIIQIMGECVQEAKRAGLIDPMNNLAIDESISGLSDSLGGNERISNTPIPFAYSILLHRTVYIYCSLLPYGLVSSIGFMTPVISVFVAYTFLALEAIAEELEDPFGFASNDLALDFMCQLMESTLREQAGQPALPDRQPNENYQLT
- a CDS encoding branched-chain amino acid ABC transporter substrate-binding protein; translated protein: MNATVKPVLLAMLLAIGSAHADVEIKVGQVGPLSGPIGHLGKDDEAGVILAIEDANAKKIKIGGQVAKFVLVSEDDAADPKTANIVAQKLIDAGVKGVVGHLNSGTTIPASRLYSEAGIPQITPSATNPKYTAQGFKTTFRMVANDIQQGGAMGQFAVKNLKGKSIAIIDDRTAYGQGLADQVESRVKALGSKVVAREYGTDKTTDWMSILTSIKAKSPDVVIYGGMDATAGPLLQQMRRLGIKSAFVTGDGACDPELIKLAGDGIDSGAYCTIAGMPKDQMPKGKQFYARFQKRFGMEVQTYAPYAYDGMTAIINAMAAANSSDPKVYLPKLASIKFQGVTGNVQFTPAGDIKDGSVTVHQFTQGTWKAITVVH
- a CDS encoding Lrp/AsnC family transcriptional regulator, encoding MGQKQSDSQLDEIDKEILRLLQADGSLTTPLLAEKVSLSVTPCWRRLKRLEEAGYIRDYQANLDRRKIGLGIFAFVQITFGNVGNPEPIEAFEEAVQKIPEILSCHKITGSADYMLQVVVENLDAYGDFVENVLRHLPGVSLIHSGLSIREIKSTSRLPL
- a CDS encoding APC family permease — encoded protein: MSNQSNAGQLKGSLGIMDVVMITVSGVTPASSIFVIAPFAIQSAGSGSFLSFIFAGLIAVALALCYAELGAAHPSAGGEYTIVQRLFGQAAGLQMYLFVLCMLLFIPAVLATGAATYLNSALGTNFDSATVALVVVVLSYAIGILDIKTNALVTGAFLALEVLVLLIVVWLGFSHPHQSVDVLTHPQMLDAQGGLADVPFGIIVAMVGTALFSYNGYGAAIYLAEDMHKTGRPLAIAILLTLIIVVLMELVPLTALLLGSPSLTELAKSSDPISYVITQLGNPTLARIISAGIFLSVFNAIIAIVVQNARFLYASGRDGLWNKGLNQALVKLHPKFGTPWVATLLFAIPSALLTFNSNLGELTSFTVIILLLAYMSMAISALFSRHTSTHHPYHMPLWPIPSLVVLLGGGYTLFTILKSSSAKDLMIVAGIIAFGLLMFVFKRQVNKTADASA